Proteins encoded within one genomic window of Hevea brasiliensis isolate MT/VB/25A 57/8 chromosome 8, ASM3005281v1, whole genome shotgun sequence:
- the LOC110646776 gene encoding thaumatin-like protein, whose amino-acid sequence MRTSSYLLFSFFFFFLLFISSSSADGTELIIVNNCKESVWPGILGTAGHETPREGGFQLSSGEQTVLQVPEQWSGRIWPRQGCCFDENTGKGSCQTGDCAGLLQCGGIGGVPPASIVEMTLGTSNSDLHYYDVSLVDGFNIPVSMVPIGGGEGCGVASCEADLNVCCPEALVVKRQGKVVGCKSACLAAKTDRYCCTGDYADPKSCKPTIFAHLFKAICPGAYSFAYDDASGLKTCKAPRYVITFCPPNDN is encoded by the exons ATGCGAACTTCCTCTTATCtcctcttctccttcttcttcttcttccttcttttcaTCTCCTCCTCCTCTGCAG ATGGAACTGAACTCATTATAGTAAATAACTGCAAGGAAAGCGTATGGCCTGGAATACTTGGCACTGCAGGCCATGAAACTCCTAGAGAAGGTGGTTTCCAACTCTCAAGTGGCGAACAAACAGTCCTCCAAGTCCCTGAGCAATGGTCAGGCAGAATCTGGCCAAGACAAGGCTGCTGTTTCGATGAGAACACTGGCAAAGGTTCTTGCCAGACTGGAGACTGTGCAGGCCTTTTACAATGTGGAGGCATTGGTGGTGTTCCTCCAGCATCTATAGTGGAAATGACACTTGGGACTTCAAATTCTGACTTGCATTACTATGATGTGAGTTTGGTTGATGGGTTTAATATCCCAGTTTCCATGGTGCCTATAGGCGGTGGTGAAGGGTGTGGAGTCGCTTCCTGCGAGGCTGATTTGAATGTCTGTTGCCCTGAAGCATTGGTTGTGAAGAGACAAGGGAAGGTGGTGGGTTGCAAAAGTgcatgtttggctgccaagactGATAGGTATTGCTGTACTGGGGACTATGCAGATCCTAAAAGTTGCAAGCCTACTATTTTTGCTCATCTTTTTAAGGCCATTTGCCCTGGGGCTTACAGTTTTGCCTATGATGATGCTTCAGGGCTTAAGACTTGCAAGGCTCCTCGCTATGTCATTACCTTCTGCCCTCCTAATGACAATTGA